A single window of Nocardia sp. NBC_01327 DNA harbors:
- a CDS encoding methyltransferase family protein, with amino-acid sequence MNAAVVTSWIWLALELGLRIRDRVRHTGSTARDRGTRFTIFLLMFPSVLVASIVAGVLSSNSPLRFPGPQLVWEVVGVMVMWLGLIVRIWAIAVLGKSFRTTVEVDADQSVVDRGPYHWIRHPSYTGVLLITLGFGIAADNWISLLVVTIIPTYGLMRRIDVEEKALVETMGRPYEIYRSTTKRLVPGIW; translated from the coding sequence GTGAACGCCGCCGTCGTCACCAGCTGGATATGGCTGGCACTCGAACTAGGGCTGCGCATACGCGACAGAGTGCGGCATACGGGTTCCACCGCCCGAGATCGCGGAACCAGGTTCACGATCTTCCTGCTGATGTTCCCGTCGGTCCTGGTGGCCAGCATCGTGGCAGGTGTGCTGTCCTCGAACAGTCCGCTGCGCTTCCCCGGTCCGCAACTGGTCTGGGAGGTAGTCGGTGTCATGGTGATGTGGCTGGGCCTGATCGTGCGGATATGGGCAATTGCGGTGCTGGGCAAGTCATTCCGCACCACGGTCGAGGTCGATGCCGATCAGTCGGTGGTGGACCGGGGGCCGTACCACTGGATCCGCCACCCCTCCTACACCGGCGTTCTGCTCATCACCCTCGGCTTCGGCATCGCCGCCGACAACTGGATCTCCCTGCTCGTGGTGACGATCATTCCGACCTACGGCCTGATGCGGCGCATCGATGTCGAGGAGAAGGCCCTGGTCGAGACCATGGGGCGGCCGTACGAGATCTATCGATCCACCACCAAGCGCCTGGTCCCCGGCATCTGGTGA
- a CDS encoding SCO6745 family protein produces MDNDFARAMWRVLEPLHAVTYFAPSCTAANKAAGFRGYWMGYFAARSAPMGAVGPGVIEATFYNFHPAMIRRAIPDAWTFATPEIALTTRRTAAAEVLQALVPDLAAVTDEALPALQAAVAGAPAPGRALFAANRDLPIPADPAEALWQAATALREHRGDGHVGCLLAEGIDGCEAHVLFSADTGAPEQMWRDNRGWTETDWAAARNRLQARGLLDDSGITDTGRNLRIHVESRTDELAMTAYRDIPDIAAALAALTPAAKAVAHSGAVPYPNPMGANPI; encoded by the coding sequence ATGGACAACGACTTCGCCCGCGCGATGTGGCGGGTGCTCGAACCGCTGCACGCGGTGACCTATTTCGCTCCGAGCTGCACGGCCGCCAACAAGGCCGCCGGCTTCCGCGGATACTGGATGGGCTATTTCGCCGCCCGCTCCGCGCCGATGGGCGCTGTCGGACCAGGCGTGATCGAAGCGACGTTCTACAACTTCCACCCGGCGATGATCCGGCGCGCGATCCCCGACGCGTGGACCTTCGCCACCCCCGAGATCGCCCTGACCACCCGGCGTACCGCCGCCGCGGAGGTGCTTCAGGCCCTGGTGCCCGATCTCGCCGCTGTCACCGACGAGGCCCTGCCCGCACTCCAGGCGGCCGTCGCCGGAGCACCCGCGCCCGGCCGCGCGCTCTTCGCGGCCAATCGCGACCTTCCCATCCCGGCCGATCCCGCCGAGGCGCTCTGGCAGGCCGCCACCGCGCTGCGCGAGCATCGCGGCGACGGTCATGTCGGGTGCCTGCTCGCCGAGGGCATCGACGGCTGCGAAGCCCATGTTCTCTTCTCCGCCGACACCGGCGCACCGGAGCAGATGTGGCGCGACAATCGCGGCTGGACCGAAACCGATTGGGCCGCAGCCCGCAACCGCCTGCAAGCCCGCGGTCTGCTCGATGACAGCGGGATTACCGATACCGGCCGGAACCTGCGCATCCACGTCGAATCCCGCACCGACGAGCTGGCCATGACCGCCTACCGCGATATCCCCGATATCGCGGCAGCCCTCGCGGCCCTCACCCCGGCCGCGAAGGCCGTCGCACACAGCGGTGCGGTCCCCTACCCGAACCCCATGGGCGCCAACCCGATCTGA
- a CDS encoding purine-cytosine permease family protein translates to MASTRTEAAYSDRLIAVEPGGDDYIPDSARHGTPRKLFWTWMSPNMEFATIFVGVLAVTAYGMNFWQASLGLAIGIGLGAVAHYLLSARGPLHGVPQMVLGRLGFGYLGNALPAGFMAIMCGVGWFATNSVSGAFALNSLTGLPKLPSLLVIVLVQTAFAFFGHNLVQAFERIAFPLLAIVFAIVTVVIFSKADLGAPAPAGGAGGMGGFLLTVGTAFGYGAGWNPYAADYSRYLPSTVSRTATGLWASAGLFLSCVWLSVVGAASATVAATAEGSPTDVFTANLPTALAKLTLLAIAVGAVAANALNVYSGAMAFVTMGFKLPVRTQRALVSAVFGVVGFLVAWWALPDAAANYEAFLLIVAYWIGPWLGIVFADEYLRRGQRIDHLLYDRSYTNWGGVAAFLVGLVVSVVLFSNQAKFVGYAAKAWPQLGDITFFVGFLISGAAYLLLNRARIARVAVAA, encoded by the coding sequence ATGGCATCGACCCGGACCGAGGCGGCGTACAGCGATCGGCTGATTGCCGTCGAGCCCGGCGGCGACGACTACATCCCCGACAGCGCGCGGCACGGTACGCCCCGAAAGCTGTTCTGGACGTGGATGTCTCCGAATATGGAGTTCGCGACGATCTTCGTCGGCGTACTCGCCGTGACCGCCTACGGAATGAACTTCTGGCAGGCGAGTCTGGGTCTCGCGATCGGCATCGGTCTCGGCGCCGTCGCGCACTATCTGCTCTCGGCGCGCGGCCCCCTGCACGGTGTGCCGCAAATGGTGCTGGGCCGCTTGGGATTCGGCTATCTCGGCAATGCGCTGCCCGCCGGATTCATGGCCATCATGTGCGGCGTCGGCTGGTTCGCCACCAATAGCGTCAGCGGTGCGTTCGCGCTGAACTCGCTGACCGGTCTGCCGAAACTGCCCTCATTGCTCGTCATCGTGCTGGTGCAGACCGCGTTCGCATTCTTCGGGCACAATCTGGTGCAGGCTTTCGAGCGAATCGCCTTCCCGCTCTTGGCGATCGTCTTCGCCATCGTCACCGTGGTGATCTTCAGCAAGGCCGATCTGGGTGCACCCGCACCGGCAGGGGGAGCGGGCGGTATGGGCGGCTTCCTGCTGACCGTCGGCACCGCGTTCGGCTACGGCGCGGGCTGGAATCCCTACGCCGCGGACTACTCCCGCTACCTGCCCTCCACCGTCTCCCGGACCGCGACCGGCCTCTGGGCCTCCGCGGGCCTGTTCCTGTCCTGCGTCTGGCTCAGCGTCGTCGGCGCCGCCTCGGCGACGGTGGCCGCCACGGCCGAGGGCAGCCCGACCGATGTGTTCACCGCGAATCTGCCGACCGCACTGGCGAAGCTGACCCTGCTGGCCATCGCGGTCGGTGCGGTGGCGGCCAATGCGCTCAATGTGTATTCGGGGGCAATGGCTTTCGTCACCATGGGCTTCAAGTTGCCGGTGCGCACTCAGCGGGCATTGGTCTCGGCGGTCTTCGGCGTGGTCGGCTTCCTGGTCGCGTGGTGGGCGCTGCCCGACGCCGCGGCCAATTACGAGGCCTTCCTGCTGATCGTCGCCTACTGGATCGGCCCGTGGCTCGGCATCGTCTTCGCCGACGAGTACCTGCGGCGCGGCCAGCGCATCGACCACCTGCTCTACGACCGCTCGTACACCAACTGGGGTGGCGTGGCGGCCTTCCTGGTCGGCCTGGTGGTCTCGGTGGTGCTGTTCTCCAACCAGGCCAAGTTCGTCGGCTATGCGGCCAAGGCCTGGCCGCAACTCGGCGATATCACCTTCTTCGTCGGCTTCCTGATCTCCGGCGCGGCATATCTGCTGCTCAACCGTGCACGGATCGCGCGCGTGGCGGTGGCAGCATGA
- a CDS encoding nucleoside deaminase: protein MIGMITAKDLLVTAYDEAQLGLAEGGIPIGAALFDSEGNLLGRGHNRRVQAGDPSLHAETDAFRNAGRRRDYRDTIMVTTLSPCWYCSGLVRQFGIGAVVVGESITFTGGHEWLAAHGVSITVLDDPACVDMMERFIADRPELWNEDIGVAE, encoded by the coding sequence ATGATCGGCATGATCACCGCAAAAGATCTGCTGGTCACCGCCTACGACGAGGCACAGCTCGGACTCGCCGAGGGCGGCATTCCGATCGGCGCCGCGCTCTTCGATTCGGAGGGAAACCTGCTCGGCCGCGGCCACAATCGCCGCGTCCAGGCCGGAGATCCCAGCCTGCACGCCGAGACGGACGCCTTCCGCAATGCCGGTCGCCGCCGCGACTACCGCGACACCATCATGGTGACGACCCTCTCGCCCTGCTGGTACTGCAGCGGCCTGGTCCGCCAGTTCGGTATCGGCGCGGTGGTGGTGGGCGAGTCGATCACTTTCACCGGCGGTCACGAATGGCTTGCCGCACACGGGGTCTCGATCACCGTGCTGGACGATCCGGCCTGCGTGGACATGATGGAACGCTTCATCGCCGACCGGCCGGAACTCTGGAACGAGGACATAGGAGTAGCGGAGTGA